One Mycolicibacterium fortuitum subsp. fortuitum genomic window carries:
- a CDS encoding class I SAM-dependent methyltransferase, with amino-acid sequence MEVPDDGRVDAGALTGVSETALLTLNGRAHQARHPQAIIDDPLAVELADSIDFDFDKFGRRKGQEMALRSLAFDRAARDYLGTHPTATVVALAEGLQTSFWRLDAALPDARFRWLTVDLPPIIELRERLLPASDRITVRAQSALDYSWMDAVDTTGGVFITAEGLLMYLQPEEALDLIAESAGRFPGGQMIFDLPPVLVKKFAPKGMRSSRHYRVPPMPFSLSPAQLAALAHTIPGIEAVHDLPMPRGRGWFFHSAFPAFWQFKPTRQIRGAYTLLEFG; translated from the coding sequence GTGGAGGTCCCAGACGACGGCAGAGTCGACGCCGGCGCGCTGACCGGGGTTTCGGAAACCGCGCTGCTGACCCTCAACGGCCGGGCCCACCAGGCTCGCCATCCCCAGGCCATCATCGACGATCCTCTGGCCGTCGAGCTCGCGGACTCGATCGACTTCGACTTCGACAAATTCGGCAGGCGCAAGGGCCAGGAGATGGCACTGCGCTCGCTGGCCTTCGACCGGGCCGCCCGCGATTACCTGGGTACGCACCCGACGGCTACCGTGGTGGCACTCGCGGAAGGGCTGCAGACGAGTTTCTGGCGACTGGATGCTGCGCTTCCCGATGCGCGATTCCGTTGGCTCACCGTGGATTTGCCGCCCATCATCGAACTTCGCGAACGGCTGTTGCCCGCATCCGACCGCATCACGGTGCGGGCGCAGTCGGCGCTGGACTACAGCTGGATGGACGCCGTGGATACCACCGGCGGCGTCTTCATCACGGCCGAGGGCTTGCTGATGTACCTGCAGCCCGAAGAAGCCCTCGACCTGATCGCCGAGAGCGCCGGCCGGTTTCCGGGCGGACAGATGATCTTCGACCTTCCGCCCGTGCTGGTGAAGAAGTTCGCCCCCAAAGGCATGCGGTCCTCGAGGCACTACCGGGTGCCACCGATGCCGTTCAGTCTGTCCCCTGCCCAGTTGGCAGCCCTGGCCCACACCATCCCCGGCATCGAGGCCGTACACGATCTGCCGATGCCACGTGGGCGGGGCTGGTTCTTCCACTCCGCATTTCCGGCCTTCTGGCAGTTCAAACCCACCCGGCAGATTCGCGGGGCCTATACCTTGCTGGAGTTCGGCTGA
- a CDS encoding SDR family oxidoreductase gives MTRVTVITGGAGGMGLATAKVVGREQTVVLCDVRQDRLDGAATALADLGVAATIVNADVTDRNAVSRLLETAAGLGTVSAVIHAAGVSPSMGDAEYVMGTNALGTLHVNEAFFATAPDGAAIVNVASMAAHLLPEEVIPAQHFPLALEDQDRFLTEMLAACDLAPEDMRSGFSYAISKAFVKWYSSSQAERFNGRGLRIVSVSPGSIDTEMGRLEEQAGAGAMVADAAVPRWGKPEEMADLLAYCASERAGYLTGTDILNDGGVVASMRERARLAAAGG, from the coding sequence ATGACACGGGTGACGGTGATCACAGGCGGCGCGGGCGGTATGGGACTGGCTACGGCCAAGGTCGTCGGCCGTGAGCAGACGGTGGTGTTGTGCGATGTGCGGCAGGACCGTCTCGACGGTGCGGCCACCGCCCTGGCAGATCTGGGCGTCGCCGCCACGATCGTCAACGCCGACGTCACCGATCGCAACGCGGTGAGTCGGCTGCTCGAGACCGCGGCCGGGCTCGGCACCGTCAGCGCCGTCATTCACGCGGCCGGGGTCAGCCCCAGCATGGGCGATGCCGAGTACGTGATGGGGACCAATGCGTTGGGCACCCTGCACGTGAACGAGGCCTTCTTCGCCACCGCGCCGGACGGTGCGGCCATCGTCAACGTCGCGTCGATGGCGGCGCACCTGCTGCCCGAGGAAGTCATTCCGGCTCAGCACTTTCCGCTGGCGCTGGAAGATCAGGACCGGTTCCTCACCGAGATGCTCGCGGCGTGCGACCTGGCTCCCGAAGACATGAGGTCAGGCTTCTCCTACGCCATCAGCAAGGCCTTCGTGAAGTGGTACAGCTCGTCGCAGGCCGAGCGGTTCAACGGGCGTGGTCTTCGGATCGTCTCCGTGTCGCCGGGCTCCATCGACACCGAGATGGGCCGCTTGGAGGAGCAGGCGGGTGCGGGTGCGATGGTGGCCGATGCCGCCGTGCCGCGGTGGGGTAAACCCGAGGAGATGGCCGATCTGCTGGCTTACTGCGCCAGCGAGCGGGCGGGGTATCTCACCGGCACGGACATCCTCAACGACGGCGGTGTCGTGGCCTCGATGCGTGAACGCGCCCGGCTTGCCGCTGCCGGCGGGTAG
- a CDS encoding DUF732 domain-containing protein, protein MTCPYCGSPLGDSDTCSRCGQVNSRSTGWRPDPTARHEGRYFVTGHPTNRVRDGRTASNDPDGGRMLPDYLELKTSGIRATWLGTTAAAAIIVMAAAVVWVLLVAGRRPPPPPEAGYLAALKDAGLSDQFNSEANAVAHGRQVCRHLEDGEPQQGLLADKLAVDAFCPNFSQGFHILEKAKVTGTFVLTDNSGAEGIVSDGTKCQGANGYADVNAGTPVTVKNGKGEVLAATTLGPGKSGNANCTFTFTVALTEGQDRYVLSVGRRGEFSYSFEQLVAKGILMQLGQ, encoded by the coding sequence ATGACGTGCCCGTACTGCGGATCACCGCTCGGCGACTCCGACACCTGTAGCCGCTGCGGGCAGGTCAACTCCAGATCCACCGGCTGGCGGCCGGACCCGACGGCCCGCCACGAGGGCCGCTATTTCGTCACCGGCCATCCGACCAACCGGGTACGCGACGGCAGAACCGCCTCGAACGACCCGGACGGTGGGCGGATGCTGCCCGACTACCTCGAGCTGAAGACGTCAGGAATTCGTGCCACCTGGCTGGGGACCACAGCCGCGGCAGCCATCATCGTGATGGCTGCCGCAGTGGTCTGGGTCCTGCTGGTCGCAGGCCGTCGACCGCCACCTCCGCCCGAAGCCGGATACCTTGCCGCGCTGAAGGATGCGGGGCTCAGCGATCAGTTCAATTCCGAGGCCAACGCCGTCGCGCATGGCCGGCAGGTGTGCCGCCATCTGGAGGACGGCGAACCCCAGCAGGGCCTGCTCGCCGACAAGCTCGCCGTCGACGCCTTCTGCCCGAATTTCTCCCAAGGCTTCCACATCCTCGAAAAGGCCAAGGTGACAGGAACTTTCGTTCTCACGGACAATTCCGGGGCGGAGGGAATCGTCTCCGACGGAACAAAGTGCCAGGGTGCAAACGGGTATGCCGACGTCAATGCCGGCACACCCGTCACCGTCAAGAACGGCAAGGGAGAGGTCCTGGCGGCCACCACCCTGGGTCCGGGCAAGAGCGGCAACGCCAACTGCACGTTCACCTTCACCGTGGCGCTCACAGAAGGGCAGGATCGCTATGTGCTCTCGGTGGGACGGCGTGGTGAGTTCAGCTACAGCTTCGAACAGCTTGTCGCCAAAGGGATTCTGATGCAGCTCGGTCAGTGA
- a CDS encoding L,D-transpeptidase gives MRAVVQGVLVSVVVAMTYFSGGTNSIDTAAVSLPLTSTIESIAPAEGAVVGVGHPVVVTFKNAITNRPAVERALGLKSTPARTGTYEWLEANVVSWKPDEFWPAHSTVMLSVGGMRTEFQTGPAVIGVADISEHTFTVTIDGIGEEPPVPLPAPHHLPHAGEAGVLLASLGRPEYPTPVGTYTVLGKDRTVKMDSSSVGIPVDAPDGYLLDVDYAVRFTHRGLFVHSAPWAVPSMGLDNTSHGCISLIPAAAEWYFNTVRVGDPVIVQE, from the coding sequence ATGCGCGCGGTTGTTCAGGGTGTTCTCGTGTCGGTCGTGGTCGCCATGACCTACTTCTCCGGCGGTACCAACAGCATCGACACGGCGGCGGTGAGTCTTCCGCTGACGTCGACCATCGAATCGATCGCGCCCGCCGAGGGTGCCGTCGTGGGTGTCGGGCATCCGGTGGTGGTCACGTTCAAGAACGCGATCACCAACCGGCCGGCTGTCGAACGTGCCCTGGGGCTCAAGTCGACACCGGCGCGCACGGGCACCTATGAGTGGCTCGAGGCCAACGTGGTGTCCTGGAAGCCGGATGAGTTCTGGCCGGCACACAGCACCGTGATGCTGTCGGTCGGCGGGATGCGAACCGAATTCCAAACCGGCCCAGCGGTTATCGGGGTCGCGGACATCTCTGAGCATACGTTCACCGTGACGATCGACGGAATCGGTGAAGAGCCGCCGGTCCCTCTGCCGGCTCCGCATCATCTGCCGCACGCCGGTGAAGCGGGTGTGCTGCTGGCCTCCCTCGGGCGTCCGGAATACCCGACCCCGGTCGGCACCTACACCGTTCTGGGGAAAGACCGCACCGTGAAGATGGATTCGAGCAGTGTCGGCATACCCGTCGATGCGCCTGACGGCTACCTGCTCGACGTCGACTACGCCGTCCGCTTCACCCATCGCGGTCTGTTCGTGCATTCAGCGCCGTGGGCTGTGCCGTCGATGGGTCTGGACAACACCAGCCACGGCTGTATCAGCCTGATCCCGGCTGCCGCCGAGTGGTACTTCAACACCGTCCGCGTCGGCGATCCGGTGATCGTTCAGGAGTAG
- a CDS encoding SDR family oxidoreductase encodes MDLGLSGKAFVVTGGSDGLGYASARELLREGAAVTVSSRSQTKVADAVHRLGAEWPGAAEGVAADNGDPAAAEQIVASALTRWGKLDGLVISVGGPPTSTALGASDDDWESSFKSVFLGAIRLIRAAAPVLPEGGAVILVLSTSAKSPLTGLGLSNGLRPGLAMAAKDIADELGPRGVRVVSLMPGLFNTARGAGAADRELGNIPLRRIGEPAEFGRAVAFLASPAASYITGCAIAIDGGALRAL; translated from the coding sequence GTGGACCTGGGATTGTCCGGCAAGGCCTTCGTGGTCACCGGCGGCAGCGACGGCCTCGGTTATGCATCTGCACGCGAACTGCTTCGCGAAGGTGCCGCCGTCACCGTGTCATCACGCTCGCAGACCAAGGTCGCCGACGCGGTGCATCGCCTGGGGGCCGAATGGCCCGGCGCGGCCGAGGGCGTGGCCGCCGACAACGGCGACCCGGCAGCGGCCGAGCAGATCGTGGCATCGGCGCTCACGCGGTGGGGCAAGCTGGACGGACTGGTGATCAGCGTCGGCGGACCACCGACCTCGACGGCACTGGGCGCATCCGACGACGACTGGGAGAGTTCGTTCAAATCGGTTTTTCTCGGAGCGATCCGGTTGATCCGCGCTGCGGCGCCTGTGCTGCCGGAGGGCGGCGCGGTGATCCTTGTGCTGTCGACGTCCGCGAAATCCCCGCTGACCGGATTGGGCCTCTCCAACGGGTTGCGGCCGGGACTGGCCATGGCGGCCAAAGACATCGCCGACGAACTGGGCCCGCGGGGCGTGCGCGTGGTCAGTCTGATGCCGGGTCTGTTCAACACCGCACGAGGAGCCGGTGCCGCCGACCGGGAGCTCGGCAACATCCCGCTGCGGCGGATCGGTGAGCCGGCCGAATTCGGCCGGGCCGTGGCATTCCTGGCGTCGCCCGCGGCGTCTTACATCACCGGCTGCGCCATCGCGATCGATGGTGGGGCACTGCGCGCGCTGTGA
- a CDS encoding sensor histidine kinase, producing MDAHDPGVGEHARPTVNRVSRASIESWPLRWKVAATLVLPIMLAATFGAVRIYNELSAASRLNLASDNAVIVVPAVELVDRVDALAYAAATGSPIDEPLARFDESAKALNSLVKSAEFDSSVAAGLTTASSTAKTLRDDITAGPLPQRVIADRAQNVASGVVSAIAATTATVDDRTVRPLADQLVDALAGQRALTTQRILIAAPDFADSDELRTEVADAAGAEAAAIDRLNRLTTTDEATALSKESDVRRATYTRPSDDSVRAPAFTDAMRASVEGYRAMTQDLSTDLDGTLHHRANALRSDALRDTAIILGAVLAALVFALAVGRSLIRSIGRLREDALQVAQVELPEEIERLSKGGGIPEIEPLPFRTNEEVGQLARAIDDIHSQAVRLAGEHGVRLQIGDMFETLSRRSRSLVEEQLALIETLELDEEDPVRLDHLFRLDHLATRMRRNGDNLLVLADTVERHRVTAPVALPDMLRAAMSEVEEYRRVQVGHLADVSIAGSAAGDIGHLIAELLDNALRYSPPDSPVLITVGRAVDAGLLVEVADRGLGMSKDDLTAANERLALGGEVTSETAKRMGLFVVGRLARRHEATVRLRTTSALTDRPGVTASVHLPGTLVAPIGMGETLDDLRNGSYAESRPRTTENGRDALTSAAHAAPASPARATSWTAERGSGTPAQTTVNGLPKRSPGASGVNGSPAPVTAPTAPTADTESDRPQRGNPLSYFTSAATTPAETEPPAAPTRAQESTWLDIESESAPIFERMTSEWLMDPTAPESRNREWSSAADAGWAAAAKAVEQEPKRHTASGLPIRERGARLVPDEARSGAQAKANGGNDPAAIRDILSRQLAGVRRGRAETDAAHRRIEGDR from the coding sequence GTGGATGCACATGATCCGGGCGTCGGAGAACATGCGCGTCCGACCGTGAATCGGGTATCCCGCGCGTCGATCGAGAGCTGGCCGCTGCGGTGGAAGGTCGCCGCGACGCTGGTGCTGCCGATCATGCTCGCGGCGACGTTCGGCGCGGTCCGTATCTACAACGAACTGTCGGCGGCTTCACGGCTGAACCTCGCTTCCGACAACGCCGTGATCGTGGTGCCCGCGGTGGAGCTGGTCGACCGTGTAGATGCGCTGGCCTACGCCGCCGCCACGGGATCGCCCATCGACGAACCGCTCGCCCGATTCGACGAGAGCGCCAAGGCCCTGAACTCGCTGGTCAAATCCGCCGAGTTCGACTCGAGCGTCGCTGCCGGGCTGACGACGGCCTCCTCCACCGCCAAGACGCTGCGCGACGACATCACAGCGGGACCGTTACCCCAGCGGGTGATCGCCGACCGGGCCCAGAACGTGGCCTCCGGTGTCGTGTCCGCCATCGCGGCCACCACCGCGACCGTGGACGACCGCACCGTGCGCCCACTGGCCGACCAGCTTGTGGACGCTCTGGCCGGGCAACGCGCATTGACGACGCAGCGGATACTGATCGCCGCGCCCGATTTCGCCGATTCCGATGAGCTGCGCACCGAGGTCGCAGACGCGGCTGGCGCAGAAGCAGCCGCGATCGATCGGCTCAACCGGCTGACGACCACCGACGAGGCCACGGCGCTGTCCAAGGAATCCGACGTTCGTCGCGCCACCTACACCCGGCCGTCCGACGACAGTGTGCGCGCGCCCGCGTTCACCGACGCGATGCGGGCCAGTGTCGAGGGCTACCGCGCGATGACCCAGGACCTGTCCACCGACCTCGACGGCACGTTGCACCATCGCGCCAACGCCCTGCGGTCCGATGCCCTGCGTGACACCGCGATCATCCTCGGTGCGGTGCTGGCCGCTCTCGTCTTCGCGCTCGCCGTCGGCCGCTCGCTCATCCGGTCGATCGGCCGCCTGCGCGAAGACGCGCTGCAGGTCGCGCAAGTCGAGCTGCCCGAGGAGATCGAACGCCTCAGCAAGGGCGGCGGCATCCCGGAGATCGAGCCTCTGCCGTTCCGCACCAATGAAGAGGTCGGTCAGCTTGCCCGCGCGATCGACGACATCCACTCCCAGGCTGTCCGTCTGGCCGGCGAGCACGGTGTCCGCCTGCAGATCGGCGACATGTTCGAAACGCTGTCCCGGCGCAGCCGCTCACTGGTCGAAGAGCAGCTGGCCCTCATCGAGACACTGGAGCTCGACGAGGAGGACCCGGTCCGGCTCGATCACCTCTTCCGCCTGGATCACCTCGCGACGCGCATGCGCCGCAACGGTGACAATCTCCTCGTTCTGGCCGACACCGTGGAACGGCACCGGGTCACCGCACCCGTCGCGCTCCCCGACATGCTGCGGGCCGCCATGTCAGAGGTGGAGGAATACCGGCGGGTGCAGGTCGGGCACCTGGCCGACGTCTCGATCGCCGGCTCCGCCGCAGGCGACATCGGCCACCTGATCGCCGAACTGCTCGACAACGCGCTGCGCTACTCGCCGCCCGACTCGCCGGTGCTGATCACCGTGGGACGCGCGGTAGACGCCGGTCTGCTGGTCGAGGTGGCCGACCGGGGGCTCGGCATGTCCAAGGACGATCTGACAGCGGCCAACGAACGGCTCGCGCTCGGTGGCGAGGTGACCTCCGAGACCGCCAAGCGCATGGGACTCTTCGTGGTCGGCCGCTTGGCGCGCCGCCATGAGGCCACGGTGCGGTTGCGCACCACTTCAGCATTGACCGACCGGCCCGGCGTCACAGCGAGTGTGCACCTGCCCGGCACTCTGGTCGCGCCCATCGGCATGGGCGAGACACTCGACGATCTGCGCAACGGGTCGTATGCCGAATCACGGCCGCGGACCACCGAGAACGGCCGGGATGCACTCACCTCTGCTGCCCACGCGGCCCCCGCCTCGCCGGCCCGAGCGACCTCGTGGACGGCCGAGCGCGGATCCGGTACCCCGGCCCAGACCACCGTCAACGGGCTGCCGAAACGCTCACCCGGTGCCAGTGGTGTCAACGGCTCCCCGGCTCCGGTGACCGCACCGACCGCACCGACGGCCGACACCGAATCCGACCGGCCGCAACGCGGAAATCCGCTTTCGTATTTCACTTCCGCGGCCACCACACCGGCAGAGACAGAACCTCCCGCCGCGCCGACACGGGCACAAGAATCGACGTGGCTGGACATCGAGTCCGAAAGCGCCCCGATCTTCGAGCGGATGACCTCGGAGTGGCTGATGGATCCGACGGCGCCCGAATCGCGCAACCGGGAATGGTCCAGCGCCGCGGACGCCGGTTGGGCTGCCGCCGCCAAGGCTGTCGAGCAGGAACCGAAGCGGCACACCGCATCCGGCCTGCCCATTCGCGAACGCGGAGCACGCCTGGTACCCGATGAGGCAAGATCGGGGGCCCAGGCCAAGGCCAACGGGGGCAACGATCCCGCGGCCATCCGGGACATCCTCAGCCGACAACTGGCCGGCGTACGCAGGGGCCGAGCCGAAACCGACGCAGCACACCGCCGAATCGAAGGAGATCGATGA
- a CDS encoding roadblock/LC7 domain-containing protein: MNTGTQPQDRSAATPSGTSGTLDWFVSNFVRDVPGVSHAILVSADGLLMASNSHLPADRAEQLAAVTSGLASLSTGAARLFEAGNVRQSIVEMDDGFLLLMGVGNGSYLATLASISCDIGQVGYEMALLVDRVGKTVEATPRATHGAR, translated from the coding sequence ATGAACACCGGCACGCAACCACAGGATCGGTCGGCTGCGACACCGTCAGGGACCTCCGGCACCCTGGACTGGTTCGTGTCGAACTTCGTCCGCGACGTGCCCGGCGTCTCACACGCGATCCTGGTGTCGGCCGACGGGCTGCTGATGGCCTCGAACTCCCATCTTCCGGCCGACCGTGCCGAGCAGTTGGCGGCCGTGACCTCAGGCTTGGCGAGCCTTTCGACCGGCGCCGCGCGGTTGTTCGAGGCCGGCAACGTGCGCCAGTCGATCGTCGAGATGGACGACGGCTTCCTGCTGCTGATGGGCGTCGGCAACGGCTCCTATCTCGCCACCCTGGCATCGATCTCGTGCGACATCGGCCAGGTCGGATACGAGATGGCACTGCTCGTCGACCGGGTCGGCAAGACCGTGGAGGCGACCCCGCGCGCCACCCATGGAGCTCGATGA
- a CDS encoding DUF742 domain-containing protein — MTLSMDRPEQKQTASRARPYTLTGGRTRARVEIPIEAPVEALLSAGELDCAPGDIPAVIVRLCGSRPSIAEISAHAGLPIGVARVLVSDLVDSGHLRVHSTLTDRSTVAERRLLIERTLSGLRAL, encoded by the coding sequence ATGACGCTCAGCATGGACAGACCCGAGCAGAAGCAGACCGCCAGCCGCGCCCGGCCGTACACACTCACCGGCGGACGCACCCGGGCCCGGGTCGAGATTCCGATCGAAGCGCCGGTGGAGGCCCTGTTGAGCGCCGGTGAACTCGACTGTGCGCCAGGCGATATACCGGCTGTCATCGTCCGGCTCTGCGGCAGCCGGCCCTCGATCGCAGAGATCTCGGCCCACGCCGGCCTGCCCATCGGGGTGGCCCGCGTGCTGGTGAGCGATCTGGTGGACAGCGGCCACCTCCGCGTTCACTCCACCCTGACCGACCGCTCGACCGTTGCAGAACGGCGCCTACTGATCGAAAGGACCCTCAGTGGATTACGCGCACTCTGA
- a CDS encoding GTP-binding protein, whose protein sequence is MDYAHSDSGATVSSTKIVIAGGFGVGKTTFVGAVSEIVPLRTEALVTNASQGHDDLEAIPGKETTTVAMDFGRITIAEDLVLYLFGTPGQRRFWFMWDDLVHGAIGAVVLVDTRRLEDSFAAVDFFEARSLPFLIAVNEFDDSPTYSTDELREALSVSPNVPIINVDARERDSAKNASIAITSFALERLPTTTP, encoded by the coding sequence GTGGATTACGCGCACTCTGACTCCGGCGCCACGGTGTCGTCGACGAAGATCGTGATTGCCGGCGGCTTCGGCGTCGGCAAGACCACGTTCGTCGGCGCCGTGTCGGAGATCGTGCCGTTGCGCACCGAGGCCCTCGTCACGAACGCCTCGCAGGGCCACGACGACCTCGAAGCCATCCCCGGCAAGGAAACCACCACGGTCGCCATGGATTTCGGCCGGATCACCATCGCCGAGGACCTCGTGCTGTACCTGTTCGGCACTCCGGGGCAGCGGCGGTTCTGGTTCATGTGGGACGACCTCGTGCACGGCGCGATCGGCGCGGTGGTGCTCGTCGACACCCGCAGGCTCGAGGACAGCTTCGCCGCCGTCGACTTCTTCGAAGCGCGCAGCCTGCCGTTCCTCATCGCCGTCAACGAATTCGACGACTCCCCGACCTACAGCACCGATGAGTTACGGGAGGCGCTGTCCGTGTCGCCGAACGTACCGATCATCAACGTCGATGCCCGGGAGCGTGATTCGGCCAAGAACGCGTCGATCGCGATCACCTCGTTTGCGCTGGAACGCCTTCCGACCACGACGCCCTAG
- a CDS encoding MHYT domain-containing protein: MNHQVHHFDMGLWLLFLAYIVSVTGSVVGLACTRCGATATNGRDRLRWLLMASIAIGGVGIWLMHFIAMLGFAIPNSMVRYHLGWTVASAVIAIAAVFVGLITIGRTFDLRRLLAGGVITGLAVATMHYTGMWAVQMQGTMTYDTTLVVLSFVIAVVAATAALWFTLVLESRVLRLAAGLVMGVAVVGMHYTGMAAVRVSVDHTMPVPGGPEVFSFLFPVFVIGLLALVVPITAVMLAPDRNAEQSETEVRPVAATAGRHR; the protein is encoded by the coding sequence ATGAACCACCAAGTACATCACTTCGACATGGGCCTCTGGCTGCTGTTCCTGGCCTACATCGTCTCGGTGACCGGCTCGGTCGTCGGCCTGGCCTGCACCCGTTGCGGTGCGACGGCAACCAACGGACGCGACCGCCTCCGCTGGCTGCTGATGGCCTCGATCGCCATCGGCGGGGTGGGCATCTGGCTGATGCACTTCATCGCCATGCTGGGCTTCGCGATCCCCAACAGCATGGTGCGCTATCACCTCGGCTGGACGGTCGCCTCGGCCGTGATCGCGATCGCCGCGGTGTTCGTCGGTCTGATCACCATCGGCCGTACCTTCGATCTGCGGCGACTGCTCGCCGGCGGTGTCATCACCGGCCTCGCCGTCGCCACGATGCACTACACCGGGATGTGGGCGGTCCAGATGCAGGGCACGATGACCTACGACACCACCCTTGTCGTCCTGTCTTTCGTGATCGCAGTGGTCGCCGCTACGGCCGCGCTGTGGTTCACCCTCGTGCTCGAGTCGCGCGTCCTCCGGCTCGCCGCCGGCCTGGTCATGGGGGTTGCCGTGGTCGGAATGCACTACACCGGGATGGCGGCCGTGCGGGTCAGTGTCGATCACACGATGCCGGTTCCCGGTGGGCCCGAAGTGTTCTCGTTCCTGTTCCCGGTCTTCGTGATCGGCCTGCTCGCGCTCGTCGTGCCGATCACCGCCGTGATGCTGGCACCTGATCGCAACGCCGAGCAGAGCGAGACCGAGGTTCGCCCGGTAGCTGCGACGGCTGGGCGGCACCGCTAG
- a CDS encoding SRPBCC family protein, whose protein sequence is MPVTDVKHDLDELTLTITAEFAAPVQRVWQIYADPRQLEKVWGPPTHPATVVDHSLTPGGRVTYFMTGPEGEKYAGYWAVTAVDEPAGFSFDDGFADEDFNPNPEMPVSKNVYTFTEHDGGTRAVYVSTYASAEALQQVLDMGVVEGASLAINQIDGLLAA, encoded by the coding sequence ATGCCCGTGACCGATGTCAAACACGACCTCGACGAACTGACGCTGACGATCACCGCGGAGTTCGCGGCGCCGGTACAGCGCGTCTGGCAGATCTATGCCGACCCACGTCAGCTGGAGAAGGTATGGGGACCGCCGACGCACCCGGCGACCGTCGTCGACCACAGCCTCACCCCAGGCGGCCGCGTCACCTATTTCATGACAGGCCCTGAGGGTGAGAAGTACGCGGGGTACTGGGCGGTCACCGCTGTCGACGAACCGGCCGGCTTCTCGTTCGACGACGGTTTCGCCGACGAGGACTTCAACCCGAACCCCGAGATGCCGGTGTCGAAGAACGTCTACACGTTCACCGAACATGACGGTGGCACCCGCGCGGTCTACGTGAGTACCTACGCCTCCGCCGAAGCGCTCCAACAGGTCCTGGACATGGGCGTGGTCGAGGGTGCCTCCCTGGCGATCAACCAGATCGACGGACTACTGGCGGCCTGA
- a CDS encoding ArsR/SmtB family transcription factor, with protein sequence MTVSDEDRADALFHALADRTRRDIMRRVLAGEHSVSVLAAKYDMSFAAVQKHVAVLEKAGLIIKRRNGREQLASGDVEAVRSVASMLTELEQVWRGRIARIDELIASDPEED encoded by the coding sequence GTGACCGTGAGTGATGAGGACCGGGCAGACGCCCTGTTCCACGCGCTCGCCGATCGGACCAGGCGCGACATCATGCGCCGGGTCCTGGCCGGCGAGCACTCGGTCTCGGTGCTGGCGGCGAAGTACGACATGAGCTTCGCGGCAGTACAGAAGCACGTCGCCGTGCTGGAGAAAGCCGGGCTGATCATCAAGCGGCGCAACGGTCGTGAGCAGCTGGCCAGCGGCGACGTGGAAGCAGTGCGGTCGGTGGCGTCCATGTTGACCGAGCTGGAACAGGTTTGGCGTGGCCGCATCGCCCGTATCGATGAACTGATCGCATCCGATCCCGAGGAGGACTGA
- a CDS encoding nuclear transport factor 2 family protein, with translation MHPFREAVEARDEAAMEALLADNVVFTSPVAFKPYPGKAITAAILRGVMRVFKDFRYIREIADADGRDHALVFEATVDGKKITGCDFLHLDDQGKIDDFMVMVRPLSGATALSEAMAAQFEQIKQEAAEQIQREAATS, from the coding sequence ATGCATCCGTTCCGGGAGGCAGTCGAGGCGCGTGACGAGGCCGCGATGGAGGCCTTGCTGGCCGACAACGTGGTGTTCACCAGCCCGGTGGCGTTCAAGCCGTATCCGGGCAAGGCGATCACCGCGGCGATCCTGCGCGGAGTCATGCGGGTGTTCAAGGACTTCCGCTACATCCGCGAGATCGCCGATGCCGACGGCCGTGACCACGCTCTGGTCTTCGAGGCCACGGTGGACGGCAAGAAGATCACCGGGTGCGACTTCCTGCATCTCGATGACCAAGGCAAGATCGACGACTTCATGGTGATGGTCCGGCCCCTGTCGGGTGCGACCGCACTGTCCGAGGCGATGGCCGCGCAGTTCGAGCAGATCAAACAGGAAGCGGCAGAACAGATTCAGCGAGAGGCCGCTACTTCTTGA